Part of the Vagococcus teuberi genome, CCTAGTTCAACTTGTCCAATTGTATAAGCAAGTTCATCATGATCATTGATATAGTCTAAAACTGTCTGAGCATCTCTTTTATCAACTGCTAGTACCATACCAATTCCCATATTAAATGTACTAAACATATCTTTTTCGCTGATATTTCCAAGTTTTTGTAAACAATCAAAAATAGGTAGTACTGGCCACGTGCCTTTTGTTATAGTGGCTGATATATTCTCTGGTAACATTCTAGGAATATTTTCATAGAAACCTCCACCAGTAATATGAGCAATGCCTTTAATTTTTTGCATTTTAATTAATGGTAAAACACTTTTTATGTAAAGTTTTGTTGGCGTTAATAACACATCACCTAAAGTTTTTCCATTTAACTCATCTAAAACTGTATCTAAAGAAAAATCATGATCTTTAAATAAGATTTGTCTGACTAGTGAAAAACCATTTGAATGAATCCCACTTGATGCAACGCCGATTAATACATCACCTTCAGAAATAGTTGATGAATCGATTAATTCTGATTTTTCTGCCAATCCAACCGCAAATCCAGCTAAATCATAATCGCTTTCACCATACATATCAGGCATCTCAGCTGTTTCGCCACCAATTAAAGCCATTTTGGATTCCACACAGCCCTTGGCTACACCTTCAATAATTTTTTCGATTTTTTCAGGATAGTTTTTTCCTGTAGCAATATAATCTAAAAAGAACAAAGGTTCCGCTCCTTGAGCTAAAATGTCGTTCGCACACATGGCAACACAATCAATCCCTATTGTGTCATGTTTGTCTGCTTCAATGGCAATCATTAATTTTGTTCCCACACCATCTGTTCCAGAAACAAGGACAGGCTCTTTCACATGATACTGACTTAAATCAAAGCAGCCACCAAATCCACCTAATACACTCATCATC contains:
- the purM gene encoding phosphoribosylformylglycinamidine cyclo-ligase, whose product is MSTAYEKSGVNVEAGYEVVERIKAHTKKTERLGMMSVLGGFGGCFDLSQYHVKEPVLVSGTDGVGTKLMIAIEADKHDTIGIDCVAMCANDILAQGAEPLFFLDYIATGKNYPEKIEKIIEGVAKGCVESKMALIGGETAEMPDMYGESDYDLAGFAVGLAEKSELIDSSTISEGDVLIGVASSGIHSNGFSLVRQILFKDHDFSLDTVLDELNGKTLGDVLLTPTKLYIKSVLPLIKMQKIKGIAHITGGGFYENIPRMLPENISATITKGTWPVLPIFDCLQKLGNISEKDMFSTFNMGIGMVLAVDKRDAQTVLDYINDHDELAYTIGQVELGATGSVHIKGESR